TCTCTAACTATTTCAGTTATGTCAATACTTTCCATTTTTAAAATCTTACTCAATAATGAAGAAGAATAATGTGCAGCTTCTTCAACTGTGTTACCCTGTGTTATCTTACCCGTCATAAAAGACGAAAAGATATCTCCGGTACCAGCAAATTTATATGGGATAACTTCGTATTTTATTCTGAAGGGTTCGCCGTCTAAGTTTAAGCCATAGACATAGTATTCTCCATTGATTAAAACACTGGTTAATACCGCAGATTTCAATCCTAAACCATTAAACTTATTTAACCACCTAATCGCAGTACTTTCTGATATAGTCTTTGAAGGCTTCTCATCCAATAAAAGCGCTGCTTCTGTCACATTAGGCAGAATGATATCGGAATGTGTTATCATTTTCTTCATATGATCTATAATCTCTAATGGTAAACCATGATAAAGCTCCCCGTCATCTCCCATTATAGGGTCGGTTATTATCAACGGCTTCGTTTTTTGATATGATAGAAGTTTTTCTATTATCTTAACTTGCTCTTCAGAGTTGATAAAACCGGTTACGATAACATCAAATTGAAAATCCAATGTCTCCCAGATTTCTACTGTATTTCTCATATAATCAGTTAAATCATGAAGTTCTGAGATTTTATAGTCAAAAGTATTAGATACTATTGATGTAGGTAAATTGCTTATATCCAGCTTCATTTTTGATAGTATGGGTATCATAGTTGATAATGCAATCTTTCCATGACTCACAATATCCCCTATCAGTAAAACTCTCTTCATTAAATCCCTCTTTTCTTACTTTCATCAGTATTTATAATATCACAATAGTAATCTTTTTACACCAATTTAAATAAAATATTTAATAATATAAAAAATAGATTATTTATAAATACTCCAAGATAATCTTCCAAGCTTCATATAAATCATCCAA
The sequence above is a segment of the Peptoniphilaceae bacterium AMB_02 genome. Coding sequences within it:
- a CDS encoding bifunctional hydroxymethylpyrimidine kinase/phosphomethylpyrimidine kinase; this translates as MKRVLLIGDIVSHGKIALSTMIPILSKMKLDISNLPTSIVSNTFDYKISELHDLTDYMRNTVEIWETLDFQFDVIVTGFINSEEQVKIIEKLLSYQKTKPLIITDPIMGDDGELYHGLPLEIIDHMKKMITHSDIILPNVTEAALLLDEKPSKTISESTAIRWLNKFNGLGLKSAVLTSVLINGEYYVYGLNLDGEPFRIKYEVIPYKFAGTGDIFSSFMTGKITQGNTVEEAAHYSSSLLSKILKMESIDITEIVRDVPIERYLDLID